From one Dama dama isolate Ldn47 chromosome 32, ASM3311817v1, whole genome shotgun sequence genomic stretch:
- the LOC133050620 gene encoding olfactory receptor 4X2-like, with protein sequence MAKTHNVTEFIFLGLSSDPEVQKVCFVIFLLLYIAIVLGNFLIVLTVMTSRSLGSPMYFFLSYLSFVEICYASTTTPKLISDLLAERKAISLWGCMTQLSFLHFFAGTEIFLLTVMAYDRYVAICKPLNYTTIMNQQVCAFLVGAAWVWGLVHSLAQILLIFHLPFCGPNVIDHYFCDVLPLMKLACSDTFLIGLLIVANGGTLSVISFIVLLASYVVILLHVRTRSSEGRRKALSTCGSHITVVTLFFVPCIFIYLRPSTTLSVDKMVAVFYTVITPLLNPVIYSLRNAEVKKAMKRLWVRTMKLEQK encoded by the coding sequence ATGGCTAAAACACACAATgttacagaatttattttcttgggacttTCTTCCGATCCAGAGGTGCAGAAGGTTTGCTTTGTGATATTTCTGCTCTTGTATATAGCCATTGTCCTGGGGAATTTCCTCATTGTCCTCACTGTCATGACCAGCAGAAGCCTTGgctcccccatgtacttcttcctgagCTACCTGTCCTTTGTGGAAATCTGCTATGCCTCGACTACAACGCCCAAACTCATCTCAGATCTGCTGGCTGAAAGGAAAGCCATATCTCTGTGGGGCTGCATGACACAACTTTCCTTTCTCCACTTCTTTGCTGGAACTGAGATTTTCCTGCTcactgtgatggcctatgaccgctatgtggccatctgcaagccgcTCAACTACACCACCATCATGAACCAGCAGGTGTGTGCCTTCCTGGTGGGAGCAGCATGGGTATGGGGATTAGTGCATTCCTTGGCCCAAATCCTTCTCATCTTCCATTTGCccttctgtggccccaatgtAATTGACCACTATTTCTGTGATGTGCTTCCCCTCATGAAACTTGCCTGCTCTGACACCTTCCTTATCGGTCTTCTGATTGTTGCCAATGGGGGGACCCTGTCTGTGATCAGCTTCATCGTCCTCTTAGCCTCCTATGTGGTCATCTTGCTCCATGTGAGGACTCGAAGCTCTGAGGGTCGGCGCAAGGCCCTGTCCACCTGTGGGTCCCACATCACTGTGGTCACCTTGTTCTTTGTGCCCTGCATCTTCATTTATCTGAGACCTTCTACCACCCTGTCTGTGGACAAGATGGTGGCTGTGTTCTACACAGTGATCACCCCACTCCTCAACCCTGTCATCTACTCCCTGAGAAATGCTGAAGTGAAGAAGGCCATGAAGAGGCTGTGGGTCAggacaatgaaactagaacagaAATAG